In Phreatobacter aquaticus, a single genomic region encodes these proteins:
- a CDS encoding baseplate multidomain protein megatron, which produces MAALVLSVAGSAIGSSFGAAGAIAGRLIGAVAGAVIDRALFGPRAPDGPRLADLDVLSSTEGTPIPRVYGRMRLAGQVIWATRLEEQVSGGKGSSSGRSYSYSANIAVGLCEGPIAGIGRIWADGKELDQKDLTIRVHRGTETQDADPLIVAKEGAGETPAYRGLAYVVFERLVLDDFGNRIPQLSFEVVKAVGRLETMVRSVVVIPGSTEFGYEPDIHSREFGYGRSAPETRHTTLASSDFSASMDELQALCPNLEAVSLVVSWFGDDLRAGHCTIRPKVERRDKAVRDLVWSAAGLTRESAEIVSMIDDVPAYGGSPSDQTIIRAIQDLTARGLKVTLVPFVMMDIPAENDLADPHSGAASQPAFPWRGRITCDPAPGRPGSQDGSNDAVAEIADFVGTASAAHFSVTGPVVGYLGPDEWRYRRFVMHMAALAKAAGGVDRFIIGSEMIGLTRVRSDVGHPFVEALVAIAADVKVLLPEADLTYAADWTEYGAQVRGADVDFPLDPLWASDDIAAVGIDWYAPLADRRDTSDGSPYDILSLRDGLRSGEAFDWYYASDAARIAGTRTAITDGLGKPWTFRQKDIWSWWANDHRPRIAGVEAAPTGWVPGSKPIWLTECGFPAVDKGANRPSVFPDPKSSESGLPPFSAGTRDDLIQRRALEAVLGRFDPAFGADDADNPVSPVYGGRMVDPATLSLWTWDARPWPAFPADDEAWADGANWETGHWLNGRLGSAPVSDLARAILADYGIEDVLADGVEGVLDGAVIERPMSARDALEPIARAFSLDLVERGATLVLSTPAAPAILALTGDDLVEAEGQAQATITRTEESALPLELSLAFAETEADFRTSAVSSRRLAGSSHRVSSLALAAAADPAEMTVRAETLLQRLWTAQDRATFTLPPSLIRLEPGDQLALTLGDREHRFALTALEGTGMRQAEAISTAPLVRPRRPPSARRPYASMTGDGRPAVEILDLPPLDDADPPVLQHLAAAADPWRGPYTVWRGGDGLGDEAIGTLTKPSLMGETLDALERGAPWLWDRGASVTVQLVAGSLSSLPEPQVLGGGNSCAIRGPGGTWELLQFRDADLIAERTWRLSHLLRGQRGTEDRIQPVAAGAPIVFLSGPLVALGTSLDHVGRSWRYRVGSSVLLAADPAVAEVTATMGLTALRPFSPVQLAARREAGGIRIAWTRRTRIGGDSWDLAEVPLVEAAERYRIAVLDGADAELRAVETTEPAWLYAAADEVSDFGAPVSALTVRVAQLSTLAGPGTSTEAALSV; this is translated from the coding sequence ATGGCCGCCCTTGTCCTTTCCGTTGCAGGCTCGGCCATCGGCTCGTCGTTCGGGGCTGCCGGCGCCATTGCCGGCCGATTGATCGGCGCGGTCGCCGGCGCGGTCATCGATCGGGCGCTGTTCGGCCCGCGCGCTCCCGATGGTCCGCGGCTGGCCGACCTCGACGTCCTCTCGTCCACCGAGGGCACGCCGATCCCGCGCGTCTATGGCCGCATGCGCCTGGCCGGCCAGGTGATCTGGGCGACCAGGCTTGAGGAGCAGGTCTCCGGCGGCAAGGGCTCGAGCTCCGGCCGCTCCTACAGCTACAGCGCCAATATCGCTGTCGGGCTCTGCGAGGGGCCGATCGCCGGCATCGGCCGCATCTGGGCCGATGGCAAGGAACTCGACCAGAAGGACCTGACCATCCGCGTCCATCGCGGCACCGAGACCCAGGACGCCGACCCGCTCATCGTCGCCAAGGAGGGCGCCGGCGAGACGCCGGCCTATCGCGGCCTCGCCTATGTGGTGTTCGAGCGCCTCGTGCTCGACGATTTCGGCAACCGCATTCCGCAATTGTCCTTCGAGGTGGTGAAGGCCGTCGGCCGCCTGGAGACCATGGTGCGCTCGGTGGTCGTCATCCCCGGTAGCACCGAATTCGGCTATGAGCCGGACATCCATTCCCGTGAGTTCGGCTATGGCCGCTCGGCGCCGGAGACGCGCCACACGACGCTGGCCTCGTCCGACTTCTCTGCCTCGATGGACGAGCTGCAGGCGCTCTGTCCCAATCTGGAGGCTGTCTCGCTGGTGGTGTCCTGGTTCGGCGACGATCTGCGCGCCGGCCATTGCACCATCCGTCCCAAGGTCGAGCGCCGCGACAAGGCGGTGCGCGATCTCGTCTGGAGCGCCGCCGGACTGACGCGCGAGAGTGCCGAGATCGTCTCGATGATCGATGACGTCCCCGCCTATGGCGGCTCGCCGTCTGATCAGACCATCATCCGGGCCATCCAGGACCTGACGGCGCGCGGGCTGAAGGTCACCCTCGTCCCCTTCGTCATGATGGATATTCCGGCGGAGAATGACCTGGCAGACCCGCATTCGGGGGCTGCCAGCCAGCCGGCCTTTCCCTGGCGCGGGCGGATCACCTGCGATCCCGCGCCCGGCCGCCCTGGTTCGCAGGACGGCTCGAACGATGCAGTCGCCGAGATCGCGGACTTCGTCGGTACGGCGAGCGCCGCCCATTTTTCCGTGACCGGACCGGTCGTTGGCTATCTGGGCCCGGATGAATGGCGCTATCGCCGCTTCGTCATGCACATGGCGGCGCTGGCCAAGGCCGCGGGCGGGGTCGACCGCTTCATCATCGGCTCGGAAATGATCGGCCTGACGCGTGTCAGGTCGGATGTAGGCCATCCCTTCGTCGAGGCGCTGGTCGCGATTGCCGCCGACGTGAAAGTCCTGTTGCCGGAGGCCGACCTCACCTATGCCGCCGACTGGACCGAATATGGCGCGCAGGTCCGGGGCGCCGATGTCGATTTCCCGCTCGATCCGCTCTGGGCGAGCGACGACATCGCCGCTGTCGGCATCGACTGGTACGCGCCGCTCGCCGATCGCCGCGACACGTCCGACGGCTCGCCCTACGATATCCTGTCACTGCGCGACGGATTGCGGTCGGGCGAGGCCTTCGACTGGTACTATGCATCCGACGCAGCCCGCATCGCCGGCACGCGGACAGCGATCACGGATGGGCTCGGCAAGCCCTGGACCTTCCGCCAGAAGGATATCTGGTCCTGGTGGGCGAACGATCACCGCCCGCGCATTGCCGGCGTCGAGGCGGCGCCGACCGGCTGGGTGCCCGGCTCCAAGCCGATCTGGCTCACCGAATGCGGCTTTCCCGCCGTCGACAAGGGCGCCAACCGGCCGTCGGTCTTCCCCGATCCGAAATCGAGCGAGAGCGGCCTGCCGCCCTTTTCCGCCGGCACCCGCGACGACCTGATCCAGCGCCGCGCGCTGGAGGCGGTGCTTGGCCGGTTCGATCCGGCCTTCGGCGCGGATGATGCCGATAATCCCGTCTCTCCGGTCTATGGCGGCCGCATGGTCGATCCCGCGACATTGTCGCTTTGGACCTGGGATGCCCGGCCCTGGCCGGCCTTCCCGGCCGATGACGAGGCCTGGGCAGACGGCGCCAACTGGGAGACCGGGCACTGGCTGAATGGCCGGCTGGGCTCGGCGCCGGTCAGCGATCTCGCCCGCGCCATCCTCGCCGATTACGGCATCGAAGATGTTCTGGCCGATGGCGTGGAAGGTGTGCTCGACGGCGCGGTGATCGAGCGGCCGATGTCGGCCCGCGATGCGCTGGAACCCATCGCCCGTGCCTTCTCTCTCGATCTGGTCGAAAGGGGCGCGACGCTGGTCCTGTCGACACCGGCAGCGCCTGCGATCCTCGCACTGACCGGCGACGATCTGGTCGAGGCGGAGGGGCAGGCACAGGCCACCATCACAAGGACCGAGGAGAGCGCGCTGCCACTCGAACTGTCGCTCGCCTTTGCCGAGACGGAAGCCGATTTCCGCACATCCGCGGTGAGCTCCCGAAGGCTCGCAGGATCAAGCCACCGCGTGTCCAGCCTGGCGCTGGCGGCCGCTGCCGATCCCGCCGAGATGACGGTGCGCGCGGAGACGCTGCTCCAGCGGCTTTGGACCGCACAGGACCGCGCCACCTTTACCTTGCCGCCCTCTCTGATCCGGCTGGAGCCCGGCGACCAGCTCGCGCTGACGCTTGGCGACCGCGAGCACCGGTTCGCCCTGACCGCGCTGGAGGGCACCGGCATGCGCCAGGCCGAGGCGATCTCGACCGCGCCGCTTGTCCGGCCGCGGCGGCCGCCGTCAGCCAGACGCCCCTATGCCAGCATGACCGGCGACGGACGCCCCGCCGTCGAGATCCTCGATCTGCCGCCGCTTGACGATGCCGACCCGCCCGTCCTGCAACATCTGGCGGCTGCGGCCGATCCCTGGCGCGGGCCCTATACCGTGTGGCGCGGCGGCGACGGCCTTGGCGACGAGGCGATCGGCACGCTCACCAAGCCCTCGCTGATGGGCGAGACGCTGGACGCGCTGGAGCGCGGTGCGCCCTGGTTGTGGGATCGCGGTGCCTCCGTCACGGTCCAGCTGGTCGCCGGCAGCCTGTCATCGCTGCCCGAACCGCAGGTGTTGGGCGGTGGCAATTCCTGCGCCATCCGTGGCCCCGGCGGCACATGGGAACTCCTGCAATTCCGTGATGCCGACCTGATCGCGGAGCGGACATGGCGGCTGTCGCATCTCCTGCGCGGTCAGCGCGGCACGGAGGACCGCATCCAGCCCGTGGCGGCCGGCGCGCCCATCGTCTTCCTGTCGGGGCCGCTGGTAGCGCTTGGGACCAGCCTCGATCACGTCGGCCGCAGCTGGCGCTATCGCGTCGGCTCGTCCGTGCTGCTCGCCGCCGATCCGGCGGTGGCCGAGGTGACGGCGACGATGGGCCTGACGGCGCTCCGGCCGTTCAGCCCGGTTCAACTCGCCGCCCGGCGCGAGGCCGGCGGCATCCGCATCGCGTGGACGCGACGGACGCGGATCGGCGGCGATAGCTGGGATCTGGCCGAGGTGCCGCTGGTCGAGGCCGCCGAACGCTACCGCATCGCGGTCCTGGATGGCGCAGACGCGGAACTGCGCGCCGTCGAAACGACAGAGCCCGCCTGGCTTTATGCGGCGGCTGACGAAGTCTCGGATTTCGGCGCGCCGGTATCGGCACTCACTGTTCGTGTCGCCCAGCTGTCCACCCTTGCCGGGCCCGGAACCTCCACCGAGGCCGCTCTTTCCGTCTGA
- a CDS encoding DUF2793 domain-containing protein, translating into MSETTHLALPLIAAAQAQKHVTHNEALAALDALVQLAVKDMVLTAPPGSPAEGDRHIVAAGATGAWAGRDLEVAAFIGGGWTFFAPRRGFVALDEADNRLVIFDGTTWVDLSASLVLQNLAVLGVNATADLTNRLSVRSGHALFAAIDTASGGSGDVQLTLNKEATGNTGSLLFQSGWAGRAEFGLEGDDQARLKVSADGATWRSALVVDPATAAVRLPGGLVEVNDSGAAAPSPVAGAKVHVVGTAAPAAVLIDTFSGVPQFLGRRAAGTIGSPAALGANTTLYQIGGHGRGATGYSTAARVSINLVSAEAWTDTAQGTRISFSTTQNGTTTTASRLGISDSGDIAPGADNAQNLGSASARFKEIFCANGTINTSDEREKHWRGPLNDAERRVARHLACLFGSYQWHESVEAKGEAARIHIGVTAQAVAAAFRQEDLDPARYALWCEDPVVRTAVRTRKVVGPDGVGEAEEIYEVDEPVGTTRQGIRYDQLVGFVIAGLASAPPVSISSLESGAPKRPA; encoded by the coding sequence ATGAGCGAGACCACCCATCTGGCCCTGCCGCTGATCGCGGCGGCGCAGGCGCAGAAGCACGTCACCCACAACGAGGCGCTGGCGGCACTGGACGCCCTCGTTCAGCTTGCCGTGAAGGACATGGTGCTGACAGCGCCGCCCGGCTCGCCCGCCGAGGGCGATCGGCACATCGTCGCGGCCGGCGCTACCGGTGCCTGGGCCGGCCGTGACCTTGAGGTCGCGGCCTTCATCGGTGGCGGCTGGACCTTCTTCGCCCCGCGCCGCGGCTTCGTCGCGCTGGATGAGGCCGACAATCGCCTCGTCATCTTCGACGGCACGACCTGGGTCGATCTCTCGGCCTCGCTGGTGCTGCAGAATCTGGCCGTTCTCGGCGTCAATGCGACGGCGGACCTGACCAACCGCCTGTCGGTCCGCTCGGGCCATGCCTTGTTTGCCGCCATCGACACCGCGTCTGGCGGTTCGGGTGACGTCCAGCTGACGCTCAACAAGGAGGCCACCGGCAATACCGGCAGCCTGCTCTTCCAGTCGGGATGGGCGGGGCGGGCGGAGTTCGGGCTCGAAGGCGACGATCAGGCGCGGCTCAAGGTGTCCGCCGATGGGGCGACCTGGCGCAGCGCTCTCGTCGTCGACCCGGCGACGGCTGCGGTACGGCTGCCCGGCGGCCTTGTCGAGGTCAACGACAGCGGCGCCGCGGCACCGTCGCCGGTTGCCGGCGCCAAGGTCCATGTGGTCGGCACGGCCGCGCCGGCAGCGGTGCTGATCGACACGTTTTCGGGCGTTCCGCAATTCCTTGGACGGCGCGCGGCCGGGACCATCGGATCGCCAGCCGCGCTGGGCGCCAACACCACGCTTTATCAGATCGGCGGCCATGGCCGTGGCGCGACGGGCTATTCGACGGCGGCGCGGGTGTCGATCAACCTGGTCAGCGCGGAGGCCTGGACCGATACGGCCCAGGGCACGCGGATCAGTTTCTCGACCACACAGAACGGGACGACAACGACAGCGTCTCGCCTCGGCATTTCTGATTCAGGCGACATCGCGCCGGGCGCAGACAATGCGCAAAACCTCGGCTCAGCATCGGCGCGGTTCAAGGAGATATTTTGTGCGAATGGCACGATCAATACGTCGGATGAGCGCGAGAAGCACTGGCGTGGTCCACTGAATGACGCCGAGAGGCGCGTTGCCCGTCACCTGGCATGCTTGTTCGGCAGCTATCAGTGGCACGAGAGCGTCGAGGCCAAGGGTGAGGCAGCTCGCATTCACATAGGCGTTACTGCGCAGGCGGTGGCTGCGGCCTTCCGCCAGGAAGATCTCGATCCAGCCCGCTATGCCCTTTGGTGCGAAGATCCCGTGGTTCGGACTGCTGTGCGCACACGAAAGGTTGTCGGCCCGGACGGCGTTGGAGAGGCTGAAGAAATCTATGAGGTGGATGAGCCGGTTGGGACCACCCGTCAGGGCATTCGGTACGACCAGTTGGTCGGCTTTGTCATAGCCGGACTGGCCTCAGCGCCACCTGTTAGCATCTCGTCCCTCGAAAGCGGGGCGCCGAAGCGCCCCGCCTGA